The genomic window TGCTGGTGTCAATCTCATTACCTGTAAGGCGCTTGCCATCCGGGGCTTCCTCACCAATCAGCAGTGGGCTCGGATCCAGGATGTACTTCTGGCTTTGCTCACCAGTCTTGTTACTTGCACACGCCACTAGTGGCTTGGCGGGATCGTCGGTGCCTTGAAGCGGATCCGGCTCATCGTTGCACTGAAGCAGCGCACTGGCTGCGAGCTGCGCATTTGGATCGGTGGACTGGCGATCTTTCTTCAGCACCTCAATGACTTTGTTGCGCAGTTCTTCAGACTCAATAGAGTTTTTCGGCTCTTTTGGTTCTTGAGCGCTGACCTTCGGGACAGTGACATCCTCAGGCTTCTTCCCATCCGCTTGGGCAATGCCTTCGAGAGTCTTCTTGATGGCCTCGTTGGCTTGATCAGGACTGAGCACTCCAACTTCCACCCAGCGATTCGCCATGGCCACGATGTCCTCGTTGAGTGTGTCCATGTTTGGTGGCTGCGGTTGGGCCACGGGACGGAAAAGCAGCTGGGAGGTCTGTCCGAGTGCTCGCGCCCGAGCAGTGTCATCGCCAGGAACGGTGATAACGAGCGTTTTGCCATCCGCAACTACCGTGGCTCCGGTAACGCCCATGCCATTGACGCGCTGCTCCAAAATGTTTCGAGCTTGCGCTAGCTGTTCGTCGCTAGGATCCTGCCCCTGGGGAACGAGAGTCACACGGGTTCCACCTTGGAGGTCGATGCCGAGATTTGGCTGAGCGCTTCCATCTCCCGTGAAGAATACGAGTGCGTAAATGAGGGCAACGATGGCGATGAACATTCCGATGGCTCGCTTCGGCCATGTTTTCCATCGCGATCCCGCACGTTGTTGGGTAGGCAATGCGTTTGCTCCTTGCTCTTGCTTCAATGATGGCGCCTTCAGATGATGGCTTCGCTACATCCGGCGCTATCCCACCGGCTCATCCTACGACATAGGCGCGACTCACCCCCTATTGAGATATGCGAAAAGGCACGCGCGATTTATTCCGAGCGTGCCTTCAAAGGGTGAAAAGAGCAGAGTTATTCGGCTTGCTCTTGGCTAGCAGCCTCAGTGATTCGTTGCTCCTCGCTCACGTTGCGAAGTACCGCAGACTTTTCCCAAACGACAGTTTGCCCCGGTGAGACTTCCAGGTCCACGGTGTTCTCCTCAATGCCGCGTACAACCGCGTGCAAACCGGCGTTGGTGATGATGTGATCTCCGATAACCAGCTCATCCTGTACCCGTTGGATTTTTGCCATTGCTTGGCGCTGTCGACGCTGCATTAACAGCGTTGGCAGCACGAGAACAAGAAGCAGAGCGATAAAGAGTAGCGTATTCATAACGGTCTAGTGTGCCAGAGACTCAAAATTCGAGCATGCCCAGTGCCCCCTCGGGCGGTTGGAGGCCCAAGTGGTGCCAGGCAGCAGCAGTAGCCACACGTCCTCGGCCCGTCCTTGCAACCATTCCGGCCCGCACCAAATACGGCTCACACACCTCTTCTACTGTCGAAGGTTCCTCACCCACTGCGATAGCTAGTGTGCTCACGCCGACGGGCCCGCCGCCGTGCCCGCGGATCAGCGCGTCGAGCACAGCGCGGTCGAGACGATCAAGCCCCTTTTCGTCCACGTCGAATACCAACAGGGCCGCCTTCGCCGCCCCGAGGTCAATACTGCCGTCTGCGTGCACTTCAGCGAAGTCGCGGACTCTGCGCAGCAAGCGGTTGGCGATACGCGGTGTCCCCCTTGAGCGCGAGGCAATCTCCATGGCCGCATCGTGGGCGATGGTAACTCCGAGAATTTTCGCCGCACGAAGCACCACCTTGGTCAGATCCTCGGTGCTATAGAACTCCATCTGCGCAGTGAAGCCGAATCGGTCACGCAGCGGACCGGTAAGCATACCGGATCGGGTCGTCGCACCTACGAGGGTGAATGGAGCTAGCTCGAGGGGAATAGAAGTAGCACCCGGCCCTTTGCCAACAATAACGTCGACCCGGAAATCTTCCATGGCCATGTAGAGCATTTCCTCGGCTGGGCGCGCCATCCGGTGAATCTCGTCGATGAAGAGAACATCGCCCTCCATGAGATTCGACAGCATCGCTGCAAGATCACCTGCTCGTTCCAGCGCCGGACCTGAAGTCATTCTCAAACTGGTGCCGAGCTCGTATGCGATGATCATCGCCATGGTGGTTTTGCCGAGGCCAGGTGGGCCAGAAAGCAGAACGTGGTCTGGGGTGACGCCGCGTTGTTTCGCGCCACCAAGAACGAGGTTGAGCTGGTTACGCACCTTGGGCTGGCCAATGAATTCCTCGATGCTGCGCGGTCTCAGCGCTCGTTCCGCATCGCGTTCCCCTTCACGCTGAGTGGGTTCAACCGCGTCGCGCTCCTGTGAGGCGGGCTGCTGAATGTTGAATTCTGTCTTTTCAATGTTCGCCATGTTCACTCAATTTCCCTTGACGTAACTCCTGCTGTTTATTGTTTCGCTCACTGCGGATCAGCGATTACCTAGCGCATTGAGCGTTGCGTGGAGCGCCTTAGATGCATCGAGTTCGGGCGATTCAGACAGTACCGCTGCGAGCACCGGTGCTGCGACTTTCTCTGAGAATCCGAGGCCAAGCAGTGCCTCCAGTACGGGTTCTTCCACCGCAGGATTGGTAGCAGAAGGCGCAGGTGCGCTTGCCACTTCAACGTGGCCAAGCTCGGGCACTTTATCTTTGAGGTCCACAATCATGCGTTCCGCCACCCGCTTGCCCACGCCCGGAATTTTTTGCAGCTTTTTCGCATCGCCTTGGCGAATCGCCTGAGCAAGTTCGGAGCTGTCGTACACGGCTTGCGCCGCCAGCGCGAGGCGCGGCCCCAGACCGGAGACGGTCTGAAGCAATGCGAACATCGATTTCGCCTCTTGATCGGGAAAACCGTAGAGCGTATGGCTATCTTCGCGGATGACCTGCGCGGTGATGATGGTGGCCTCTTCTCCCCGCCTCAGCGAGCCTAGGGTCCTTGGGCTGCAGAGCACTTCGTAGCCAACGCCCGCGCACTCAATAACGGCGCGATCAAGTGCGATGTCGGCGACGGTGCCGCGGAGAAATGCAATCACAATAGGTGTTCCTTAGGATCTTGGGAAATTACTTCAACGTGTTGGAGCGCAGGCGTTGCTCATAGCCGAGAGTAGATGCGCGCCAGCAGTGGCACACGCCAAGGGCGAGGGCGTCGGCAGCGTCAGCGGGCTTTGGCGCTTCACTCAGCCCCAGAATTCGGGTGATCATGGCGGTCATCTGCTTCTTATCTGCACGCCCATTGCCTGTCACGGCCTTTTTTACTTCACTGGGGGTGTACATGTGCACCTCGATTCCGCGCTGCGCTGCGGCGAGCATCAAAACGCCTACGCCGTGTGCGGTGTGCATGACAGTGGACACGTTGCCCCGTTCGAAGATTCTTTCCAGCGCAACAACTTCCGGCTGATATTCATCCATCCAGTCATTGACCGCCTGGCTCAGTTCCAACAATCGCTGCGTCAGGGCCGCCCCTACGGGCGTGCGAACCACACCAACAGCCACTGGGATCACTTGCCTACCCTGGCCAGCATCGACGACCGACAAGCCACAACGGGTGAGACCGGGATCAATTCCCATGACGCGAAGCCCTGCTGGCATAACTCTCCTTGGAGTGCGGTGCTATGAACAGTTCCAAAATTAGCACAAACATACGAAAGAGCCGGCACGTATCGTGCCGGCCAGTCAAGTGAAAGCGCCTACTCTGCCTCGAGTTCTGCGAGGACTTCGTCGCTCAAGCTGATATTGGTGTACACGTTTTGCACGTCATCAGATTCCTCGAGTGCGTCGATGAGCCTGAAGATCTTCCGCGCGTCATTAGCGTTGAGTTCTACTTCAACAGAAGCCCGGAAATCTTGATCTGCCTCATCAACTTCAATGCCGCCGTCAGCCAGTGCCTGCTTCACTGCCACCATGTCACCGGGAGCGGAAAGGATCTCAAACTTTTCACCCACCTCGTTGACTTCCTCTGCACCGGCGTCGAGCACAGCCATGAGCACGTCGTCTTCGCTTTGATCTCCCTTTTCAACGAGCACTACGCCACGGCGGGTAAAGAGATAGGATACGGCACCGTTTTCTGCCATGTTGCCGCCGTTTTTGGTCATGCGGGTACGCACCTCGCTGGCGGCGCGGTTGCGGTTGTCCGTGAGACATTCGATCATCACAGCGACGCCGTTGGGGCCGTAGCCTTCGTAGAAGATCGTCTGCCAGTCGGCACCGCCGGCTTCTTCGCCGGATCCACGCTTGCGAGCACGTTCAATGTTGTCATTGGGAACAGAGGCCTTCTTGGCCTTCTTGATCATGTCATCCAAAGTGGGGTTGGCCGCTGGGTCGCCACCGCCAGTGCGAGCCGCAACTTCGATATTTTTAATCAGCTTGGCAAATTCCTTGCCACGCTTCGCATCATTGGCGGCCTTCTTGTGCTTGGTGGTTGCCCATTTTGAGTGGCCTGACATTGGATCCCTCTCTTAGACTTCGTTTAACCTGCGCCATTATACGGCAGGGCGTGGCGTCCGACCCTACTCCCCCGCCCGGCGGGTTCTCGGGGTGCACGCTGGGCGTCGAAAAGCGGGGATCTAGCCCGCTTCAAGGCCGCTGATCGGAATTTCTGCTTTCCCCTCGGCTCGCGTTCGCGTGAGACCTTCTTGAGTCGTTACTGCCACCAGGTCACCTTGTTGATTGAAAATCCGCCCGTGCGTCAGGGCTCTTCCGGCATGCGCCGAGGGTGAGATCTGGTCATAGAGTAACCATTCATCAGCTCGGAACGGCCGCAAAAACCACATGGCATGATCCAAAGAAGCCATCTGGACCGGATGATGGGGGTGCGGCACGAGGGATGAGTGCAGCAAGGTCATGTCCGACATATACGCCAAGGTGCACACGTGGAAGGTGGGATCGTCGGGCAGTGGCGTCTTCGATTTGAGCCACACAACCTGCTGGCTGGCGGTAAAAGGATTGTGCTGGAAGTCTTCCGCAGCCACCCTGCGAATGTCCCAATCGCTCCATTCCTCCAGCATCACCCGTGCACTCTTGGGGATCTGATCAACGTCCAATCGCACCTGCTCGGGAGGCGGCACTTTGCGCATCCGATCGGAGTGTTCAATGCCTTGATCGTCCTGACGATGAAAACTCGCCTGCATGATAAAAATCGGCTCGCCGGCTTGGATCGCGGTCACTTGGCGCGAGCTGAAGCTTCTGCCGTCGCGAACCCGATCCACCAAAAACGTGGTGGGCTTCGCCGCATCCCCGGGGGCTACGAAGTAACCATGCAGCGAGTGCACAGCCTTATCATTAATGGTTTTGGTTGCAGCAACGAGCGCTTGAGCAGCCACCTGGCCACCAAAGGTTCGCTTGAACTTTGAAGGAACGACTTGTCCACGAAAAATATCGCGGTCGATAGTTTCAAGGTCTAGCACGTCAAAGATCACGCTCATGAGTGCAAAGCTTATCCAATCGGATGGGAGCGTTCGCCGAAAATGCATAGAATCGAACGAGTGCAACAACTTTCCGCTGGTCGATGGTGGCTCATTTGGGCGTTCACTCGGGCGATTATCGTTCTTCGAGCGCTACAACATCCCTGGACGCAGGGTGACCCAAAGTATTACTTCGCCGAGTTGAGCACCGAGTCTTCCACAGCGCTCCAAGAATACCCTTCGGTTGCAGTGTGGCCGCTGCGTCTGGTCTTTTGGCTGAGTCAATCTAATGAGGCCGCGTTCATCGTATTGTTCAGCGTTCTGTGCTTGCTTTTCGACGCCACGTTTTTCGCCATCCTCCGCCGCCACCACGCACCAATGCTAGCTTTGGGCTTCTGGTGCGCGATGGGTGTGTTGATGCCTGAGATGTTGCTCTGGCGATTCGACATCATTCCCGGGGTGCTCGTCGGTCTTGCTGCGCTGTATTTGCACCACCACCGAAGCCAGGTGCTACTCGCTACCGCAGCCATGATGAAGCTTTGGCCTTTCGCTTTGGCCCCCGCGATCGCGGGCAGGCTGCATGCGCGAAAGACCTGGCGCAATGTTGCGGTTTACGGCACGAGCATCGCCATGCTCGGTGGCCTCACCGTCGCCCTGGGCGGCATCGAGAGGCTGCTCAGTCCTCTCAGCTATCAAGGCGCCCGGGGCGTACAGATCGAGTCACTGGCGGCGACGCCGCTGATGTTTGCGGCAATCATCGCCCCTGACCGCTATTCGGTGAAATACGCGGCGTCGAAAAGCTTTGAAATCACAGGTCCCGGCGCCGCCGTCATGCAGCATGCTTCGTCACTGCTGATGCTGGGATGCGCGCTGTTAGTGCTGATTTGGCTGGGACGAGCGCTGCTTCGCGGCCCCTTACCTAGGGAGCTGAATGTGGCATGGATGCTGCTAGTGCTGTTGGTGCTACTAGGTGCCAACAAGGTGTTTTCGCCCCAATACCTCTGGTGGTTGGCGCCGCTTCTCGCGGTGGCACTCATGCTGCGCCCTGATGGCCTGCCACGAATGATGACCTGGTTGTGCCTGCTCTGCGCACTTTGCACTTCCCTGGTATATCCCACGTGGTATCACCAAATTGATCATGTCCCATTTGATGGTTTGCCCGGCGCGATCGCTTTGGTAACACGCAACGTTCTCCTAGTGATTTTGATGGTGCCAAGTGCCATGTGGGTGCTTCGTGAGCATCGCGCTGCTCTTCCCGCCTACAAGGCCATTGACAAAACGCTGAATTGAACAATGTTTAGCCTGCTAGACTACCTCTAGTGAGCTTATACAGTGTAAAGATGCGCGCGAGCCGAAGAAGCCAGCACACCTCCGGCGCGGAGAGCATGTGCGAAGATCTCCAACAGGCGCAAGACCTTGCTAGCAGCTTTGTCCAACGTGCCATCACACACCCCCATGGCGAACCTGACGACATTCACGTTCACATCCGCGCAATTGAAACACCCGTGCTGCGGGTTCCAAGTCTTCGCGTTGAAGAGGTGGCCTGCGCAAACCCACAGCAGGCGCGCACCTGGATGCTAGAGGCACTGAAAGATGTGCCAGCGGCACAGCAGACCATTGAGTTGCTGTATTCAGTGCGAAGGATGCGTGGCGCAGCCCTCGTAGAGGCCAGCGATGCCCGGCGTTACGAGCCGGATGCTCAACGCGGCGTGCGCGCATCCACTTTTGGCGTTGCGGCTTCAAACGCTGGAGTCCCGGATACAGCTCCCCAGAACGATCCGAGCAAGCAATACCATTCCGAGGCTTTGGTTTTGGCTTCGAAGGTGGCCTCCTGCCCGCACATCGTTGCAGAACTGTGCATTTCGGATGATCCCGACTACACCACTGGCTACCTCGCGATGCAGGGAACCTATTACCGCATTCACAACATCAAGGCGAAAGGCAGTGAAGCCGGCGGACGGGTATTCATTTTTCGTGGAAGCCAAGCGGCTCATGCGCGCGCTGAAGAAATCATCCAATTTCTCGAGCATCAGGCGGTGATCGTGGAATGACCGAACGGGGTTCATTGGAGCGTTTCGCTCGCACTGCCAATGCAGCTTGGCGGGATCGAGATTTGGAGCGCCAAGCACGCAGGTTCACCAGCACCGAGGTGCACAGCATTATCGAAGGCCGCAAGCTTTGGCAATTTGCCACCGCCGATTACGCCGGGCTTGGCATGCACCCGAAAGTAATTGATGCGGCTAAGCAAGCGTTACAAAGCTATGGCACATCCTCCGGTGGATCCAGGCTCACGACCGGACTCAACCTGCATCTTGAAGCCGAGGCCGCACTCGCGAATTACTTCCAAAGCGAGGCTGCGGTCCTCTTTCCCACTGGCTTCCAAACCAATGTCTCTGTGCTTCAGGCACTGAGCACGTCGGACATGCACATTATCTCCGATGAACTCAACCACGCATCGATTATTGACGGTGCCCGCATGTCCAAGGCACACACTCTGGTGATGCCACACGTGGACTATCAGGCTCTTGACAAGATGCTCGACGGCCTCGAAGGCCAAGCCATCGTGGTGTCGGACGCAGTCTTTTCCATGACTGGCGAGGCCATTGATCTGGCGTCCCTGCGCTCAGTTTGCGCACGCCACGATGCCTGGCTTGTGCTTGACGACGCCCACGGGGTCGCCTCCATCGGCGGAGGCAAGGGCATCCGTGGCTGTGCAGCGGGTGCCTACTCTAATGAAATCGTGGTGGGCACGGCCAGCAAAGCGCTCGGTGGCATCGGTGGATTCGTGCTGTGCTCGGAGCCAGTGGCCCATCTACTGCGCAATCGAGCACGCAGCTTCGTGTTTTCCACCGCCAATACGCCAGCAAGTACCGCAGCAATCATCGCTGCCATTGAGGTATTGGAATCCGATCCACGGCCAATGGCGGCGCTGGAGGCGAATATCCACGCAGCCTACGAGCACTTGCCCATCGCAGCACCGAAAATCCCGACGGCCATCGTGCCGATCGTTGTTGGCGAGACACAACTGGCTCTGCAGCTCCATCAGCAACTATTGGAATCAGGATTTTTCATTCCAGCAATCCGCTACCCAACGGTTCCGGAGGACAAGGCCATGCTTCGCATGACGCTCAGCGCGCGGCATCCCCGTGACGTTGTGATTTCGGCTTGCCAGACAATCTCCAAGCTCTTGAATTCCTATCCCAGGCGCCCCTAAAGCTCGCTATATTCGAAGAACTCGGGCAAGGCTGCGGCGCCGCCCAGACGCGTCAAGCGAATCAGGGGGCGCATACGAAGCGCCCGTGTATCTGCCACCGCGTCGTTATAGAAACGGTGCGCTAGTTGGAGTCGCACCTGGGCATCTGCCAGGGGAAGCGGCACATCGGATCCCAACTCTGCAATGCCAGCAGAGATTGCGCGCTCTTTCTCGATGCGCTGAGCAAAGGTGGCATACACCAGCGGCACGGCTTGGGCTTCGCTCGCGGCGCGTGTGAGATCCGGAAGCATGACCGCGGCAATGGCTGCACGCCGATCCAGAGCGCTTTGCAGTGAAGCCAAGGCAGCATCAGTGCGAATGTGCAAACGGTGGAGGCGCTGCGCAGTGAAGTATGCCCAAAGCACCGCAGCGCTGATCGCGACGGTCAATAGGACAACTAGTGCAGTGTGCATGCCGCTTTAGGCCTCCACTTTTGTTCCGTCGGCAACAGTTTCGTAGACACGTAGCACCGCGTCGGCAACGCTGTCCCAGTCGTAAAGCTCCGCCCGTTCCTGGCCACGGCTGGCCAATTCCTTGCGCTGCTTCGGACGATCGATTAGATGTTGCAGCACCGCGCGAAGCCCGTCCGGATCACCCGTGGGAAATAATGCTCCTGCGGGGTGTTCAGCTTCCGCGTCGCAGACAGCGGCAAACGCCTCAAGGTCACTCGCGACGACAGCAGCTCCCGCAGCCATCGCTTCAACGAGCACGATGCCAAAGCTTTCGCCTCCCAAGTTCGGCGCCACGTAAATGTCAGCACGTCCAAGTATCTCGGCCTTCTCCTCATCGCTTACCCTGCCCAAGTAATCGACCATGGGGTGCTTACGTGGGGTGCCCGCACCGATCACGCTGACGTGCACATCGCGGTCGATGCCATCGAGGGCTTTGAGCAGCACCGCCAATCCTTTACGGGATTCGTCGATACGCCCAAGGAAGACGATCTCTATTGGCCTGTCACCTGTATTACTACTCCGATCGCTACTGTGCTGCGCAAAGGTGTGGGTAGCCACGCCGTTAGGGATCAACACCGGATCACCACCGAGCATCTCTACCTGCCAGCGCCGGGCCATCTCCGACACCGCGATGCCGCCGCGGATTTTCTCCAATGGGCCTTTGAGCACCGGCAAAAGCAGTTTCAGCAACCGAGACTTTGTTGTGGAAGCGTGATAGGTGGCAACGATAGGACCGCGCGCCATGCGCAGCGCCGCCATGGAGAAGCTGGGGGAATTCGGTTCGTGAATATGCAATACATCAAAGTCACCGTCGCGGATGAACTGCTTGGTGCGACGCAACAGAGACGGGCCGACCGCAATCCTTGCAACACTGCCGTTATAGGGAACTGGAATACTGCGGCCACCCTTGCACACGAATGCGGGAACATCGGTGTTCGGGGAGCAAGGACCTAGAACCCGTACCGTGTGACCGCGGCGAATGAGTTCCTCCGCAAGATCAATGATGTGTGCTTGGACTCCGCCCGGTTCATCGAAAGAGTAGGGACACACTATGCCGATCTTCATCACATTTCGCCCCTGTTCCTCGTTCGACTACCACCAATGCGTTAGGCTCACGCCAATAACGGCAGTGTAGCCCACTTGCATCACCGCTATTCCTTTAAGCCTTCAAGGTAGCGCTGCATATCAAGGTCACTCAGCCACAGCGGCTGCAGCATGTGCCAATCCGCGGGGTGGCGGGCAATGCCTTCGGCTAACGCATCGGCTACGTGTTGAACCGTCGTGCGCAGGTCGCTGACGGAGATCGCCTCACCCACCTCGATACCCCAGCCATCGGAAGTAAAAGAGAGATGCACCGGATGTAATGCAGCACCGGTTTCGATGGCAAGTTTGGCCGGCCCAGCAGGCATCCGGGTAGTTTCACCGAAGAATTGCACTTCCACGCCACTTCGTGTGAGGTCACGTTCGCCCAATAGGCACACGATTCCCCCCTCATTCAATGTGGCTTTGAGCCGTCCGAAAGGCTTATCCGCCCCAGTCAAGGGCAACACTTTGAATCCGAGCCCCTCACGATAATCCACGAAGGCTTCATACAGCACCTCCGGCTTGAGGCGTTCAGCCACAGTACTGAACGTGCCTTTGAGGTGCACTAGCAGCACCCCGGCCATGTCCCAGTTGCCGCTATGGGTGGTTACCAACACCACGCCTTTGCCCTTGTCCAGCGAAGCTTCAAGGCGTTCTAGCCCACGCGCGCTACTTTCGAGCTTGGCGTGGAGTGCTGGGTCTGAAGCCAAGGCGGGCAGTTGGAAAGCTTCGCGCCAGTAGCGTGCATAAGAGCGAGCGGCTTTTCGGATCAACGCATCATTCACCTCGGTAACTCGGGCGAGGTTCTTGCGCAGTTGTGGCAACCCCCTCCCCCGGCGCGACCAGCAATCCGCTGCAAGATTGAAACAGGCATCTGCAAGCCTGGGTGGCATGCGCCGCACTAGCTTCCATCCACCCAGATATGCTCGCGCCACCAATTGCTGGCGGACACTCATGGGTGCTCCTTCGCGCCCATGGGCGCGGCGATGATGTCCTTGGCGTGGCGAGAGTGCTTCACCATATGGAGCCGCTGCCACACCGTGAAGACGCTGCCAGCCAGCAACAACCAGATTGCTGCGTCCACGGCATAGGGAACACCGAGGCCTTGCAAACCTATGCCGACAAGCCCGATGATCAGGCGTTCCGGACGCTCCACCAGACCGCCGTTGACCTTGAAGCCCGACGCTTCGGCACGAGCTTTGATATACGAAATCACCTGTGAACACACCAGCACCACCATGGACGCAGCGACCAGCGTCTGCGAGGCGTCATAGGAGTAGATCAGCCACCAGGTAATCGCGGCAAAAAGTGCGCCGTCGGTGAGCCTGTCGCAGGTAGCGTCGAGGGTGGCCCCGTATTTGGTGCCGCCGCCGCGCAAACGCGCCATTGTCCCATCAACCATGTCAAATGCCGCGAAGATGCCCGACCACACAGCGGCGGCGAACAAATGCCCCGTGGGGATAAGCACTACGGCAATACCGATGGTGATGGCGGCCCCCAGGGTGGTCACGGCATTTGGCGAGATACCGGCCTTAGCGAAGAGTTTTGCCACGGGCTCCACGATCACGGCGGCAGGCTTTCGCCCCTTAACACTGAGCATGAGCTTCTCCTGGAAGTTCTGGCATCTCATTCCACGTGGCAGCAAGCAGGTCCCGGGTGTCGCGCAGCAATTGTGGCAGCACCTTGGTGCCGTCGATGATCGTCATGAAGTTCGAATCGCCGCTCCACCGAGGCACGATGTGCATGTGCAGGTGTTCGGCAACCGAGCCCCCAGAAGCCTTGCCTAGATTGAAACCAACGTTGATGGCATCTGGGCTGGATGCCCGTTTGAGCACTTTAATGGCTGCCTGAGCAAAGGCGAAGAGTTCCTGCGATTCCTCCGCGCTGAGATCCTCAAGGTTCGGCTCCTGGCGATACGGCACCACCATCATGTGGCCAGCGTTATAAGGAAATAAATTCAACACGCAGTACACCAATGCCCCTCGGGCGACGATGAGCCCGGTGGCGTCGTCAAGCTTGGGAATTTCAAGGAATGGATTGGTCTTGGCCTTGGGATTTTCGCGGCCGTCCTGGCGAATGTAGCCCATGCGGTACGGTGCCCAAAGCCGCTCGAGTCTGTCGGGAATGCCTACTCCCTGGTCCCGATACTCATCCATTGCTGTGCCTTCCTGCTTGTCGACGTCCCTCTGGCTCAACCCTAGCGCTGCAACGCTGCCTCGACGCTATCTTTTGAGGGGGCATCGTTGTTGCGTTTCGCGATCCACGAGGTGATTAGCTGCACCGCTTGATCAACTGGTACCCCATTGACCTGCGATCCATCGAGGAATCGGAAACTTACAGCGTCAGCTTCAACGTCGCGGGCTCCGGCCAACAACATAAACGGCACCTTGCCCGTGGTGTGATTGCGAATCTTCTTTTGCATGCGATCGTCCGAGGTATCCACGGTGGCGCGCACGCCTTGAGCACGCAACTGCTGCGTCACCTTCTCCAAATGATCACTGAAGGAATCAGCCACAGGAATGCCCATTACTTGCTGTGGCGCCAACCATGCCGGGAATGCACCAGCGTAGTGCTCAAGCAGCACACCGAAGAAACGCTCGATGGAACCAAATAGTGCGCGGTGAACCATGATGGGTCGCTGCTTCGTTCCATCAGGGGCGGTGTACTCGAGGTTGAATCGCTCCGGCAGGTTGAAGTCGAGCTGCACCGTGGACATCTGCCAGGTACGACCGATGGCATCGCGCGCCTGCACGGAAATCTTTGGCCCATAGAACGCCGCACCGCCGGGATCCGGCACCAGATCCAATCCGGAAGCGTCGGCAACGCGCTGCAGG from Corynebacterium gerontici includes these protein-coding regions:
- a CDS encoding phosphatidylinositol mannoside acyltransferase translates to MSVRQQLVARAYLGGWKLVRRMPPRLADACFNLAADCWSRRGRGLPQLRKNLARVTEVNDALIRKAARSYARYWREAFQLPALASDPALHAKLESSARGLERLEASLDKGKGVVLVTTHSGNWDMAGVLLVHLKGTFSTVAERLKPEVLYEAFVDYREGLGFKVLPLTGADKPFGRLKATLNEGGIVCLLGERDLTRSGVEVQFFGETTRMPAGPAKLAIETGAALHPVHLSFTSDGWGIEVGEAISVSDLRTTVQHVADALAEGIARHPADWHMLQPLWLSDLDMQRYLEGLKE
- the pgsA gene encoding phosphatidylinositol phosphate synthase, with product MLSVKGRKPAAVIVEPVAKLFAKAGISPNAVTTLGAAITIGIAVVLIPTGHLFAAAVWSGIFAAFDMVDGTMARLRGGGTKYGATLDATCDRLTDGALFAAITWWLIYSYDASQTLVAASMVVLVCSQVISYIKARAEASGFKVNGGLVERPERLIIGLVGIGLQGLGVPYAVDAAIWLLLAGSVFTVWQRLHMVKHSRHAKDIIAAPMGAKEHP
- a CDS encoding HIT family protein, producing the protein MDEYRDQGVGIPDRLERLWAPYRMGYIRQDGRENPKAKTNPFLEIPKLDDATGLIVARGALVYCVLNLFPYNAGHMMVVPYRQEPNLEDLSAEESQELFAFAQAAIKVLKRASSPDAINVGFNLGKASGGSVAEHLHMHIVPRWSGDSNFMTIIDGTKVLPQLLRDTRDLLAATWNEMPELPGEAHAQC